One Mycolicibacterium parafortuitum DNA segment encodes these proteins:
- a CDS encoding type I polyketide synthase, whose product MTEDKQPPGISAIPVAVVAATAIYPGEPGLEGFWRTITGGRDAISEVPPSHWLIEDYYDPDPKVPDRTYCKRGGFIDPVLFDPIRFGLPPNALSATDSAQLLALIAARKTLDEAMRADVLTDLDRVDIVLGVASTTELVVQMGSRMQRPIWRKALLENGLAEDEADEICQDIADHYPAWIESTFPGLLGNVVAGRVANRLDLGGCNFVVDAACASSLSALQSALHRLYLHESDLVLTGGVDALNDVMMYMCFSKTPAFSQSGDCRPFSDAADGTIIGEGVGMVALKRLADAERDGNQILAVIRGLGSSSDGRASSVYAPRSEGQAKALRRAYEHAGYSPDTVELVEAHGTATKAGDVAEFAGLKSVFTGESARTALGSVKSQIGHTKAAAGAAGLIKAVLALQHSTLPGTIKVDRPNPALGLDETPFYVNAQTRPWVRTGEQPRRAAVSSFGFGGSNFHVTLEEYRGEHRAKRLRTLPTELVVLSADNDADLQKRAGDIVAAARSGESLARIAFEAAQDFDASRPARAGLVAADTGALETLAEKLRTALADGSAATLKDPNIAVGFGSARPGKTAFLFPGQGSQYVGMGADLAMEFPDAISVWDGLDGDLADLHRIVFPEPAFDTAAADAQKTELTAMHNAQPAIAAASLAQLALLDVLGVTADAAAGHSFGEVTALAAAGVIPVERLVETARMRGVLMAEAGQGKDGAMLAIVAGADEVNALLKSRPGSVGPLVIANDNAPTQVVVAGHAADIEWAETAAKAAGYSSRRLPVASAFHSEIVASSSAPLGEYLNTLKLGDPAFPVYANTTAQPYGQQVAKQLADQVRQPVKFRDMIETMARDGVTRFIEVGPGRVLTGLVDQILDTTPHLAVTLDGAKSDGLRGWHRGLAALAADGVQLDLVSLFDHFDEPAKHEPAPKHAVLVGGANLGKPYPPVDGAVQITPKRTRPSVTSAPSQSDPAGEGSRMTPAVQRMEAPSAHTVAAAMPAAPAPAAVTPAPAVAVHQTLAPAPEVHVPAPSVSAPLSTDAWSIVDRIQRETAEQHQRYLDVMTQSHQAFLDVATQMMSGIVGGPAAAPQNGSRVALKEVVPAPAPAPVTNGVVPATNGAAPVANGVVPATNGVAPAGNGAVPVTNGATALLTPEVAAPVTPAPAPVIPAAAAAPVVPTGDVVLAIVSEKTGYPADMLSLEMEMEAELGIDSIKQVEILAALQAKYPGAPDIPASELAGLRTLQDVVDTVAGFAGSAPAAAAVPVAVAAPAVPTGDVVLAIVSEKTGYPADMLSLEMEMEAELGIDSIKQVEILAALQAKYPGAPDIPASELAGLRTLQDVVDTVAGFAGSAPAAAAVPVAVAAPAVPTGDVVLAIVSEKTGYPADMLSLEMEMEAELGIDSIKQVEILAALQAKYPGAPDIPASELAGLRTLQDVVDTVAGFAGSAPAAVAAPVAVAAPVVPTGDVVLAIVSEKTGYPADMLSLEMEMEAELGIDSIKQVEILAALQAKYPGAPDIPASELAGLRTLQDVVDTVGGFAGATSGETTSAEPHGPADEPDTAGAPSGGLSCTEAPLREVPPGGFAMAGLRDGEVFVTREDPQFADELESTLVEHGIKARSVDEVPEQASAVISLAALGSAPTPQDCVDMHVRAFHAARSVARSDAESRLFVTVQSTGGTFAGSSTPTGVASLVKTAAWEWPNASVRAIDIEALDARRLVAELLEGGSGIEVALRADGSRLVAVDDVASSVGSGETIEVPEGGVVLVTGGARGVTASSALALAKQHGLRLALLGRTPLREAAADEPTGTTATEIATALAAAARARGEQLSLPQARAQAEALLAEREVRQTLTTAERQGTPARYFSASITDRAALDGVLDEVRRNLGPIVGVVHGAGVLADKRIEDLDDEGFVKVFSTKLIGAEALLDATESDDLRFISLFSSIAARAGNPGQAAYAAANAALESIAARESARRGDACVVRAFGWGPWDGGMVDETLKSRFLDSGVNVIPIDEGARFFADTALRRAPATAVVVAAPAQPRLRPAHLEWDVSTATLPMLEDHQVRGQIVVPVVIVLDAMLRAARGLVADTGLVVRDFQVLSGVTFAAAEHQDLAIDFEPSGASYTVTVHDCEGRARYRAVLEPDTGAPALSVPRIDGGSWPFGVADAYGGPLFHGPRFGVIESLDGFGEAGGAARLKSRADLGWPQDNWAIDAAAVDGGLQLGILWANAHGRPLVLPVRIARVVLHQSFADAGNLRCRLAAHPVNDKRVDFDITLETADGAPVATLEGVEFYVAGTGS is encoded by the coding sequence ATGACCGAAGACAAGCAGCCCCCCGGCATCTCTGCCATCCCCGTCGCCGTGGTCGCGGCCACCGCGATCTATCCGGGAGAGCCCGGCCTGGAGGGTTTCTGGCGCACCATCACCGGTGGCCGGGACGCCATCAGTGAGGTGCCGCCGTCACACTGGCTGATCGAGGACTACTACGACCCTGATCCGAAGGTGCCGGACAGGACCTATTGCAAGCGTGGCGGGTTCATCGATCCGGTGCTGTTCGACCCGATCCGCTTCGGGCTACCTCCCAACGCGCTGTCCGCGACCGATTCGGCACAACTGCTCGCCCTGATCGCGGCCAGAAAGACCCTCGACGAGGCGATGCGCGCCGACGTCTTGACCGACCTCGACCGGGTGGACATCGTGCTCGGCGTCGCATCCACGACCGAACTCGTCGTGCAGATGGGTTCGCGCATGCAGCGCCCGATCTGGCGCAAGGCGTTGCTGGAGAACGGACTTGCCGAAGACGAAGCCGACGAGATCTGCCAGGACATCGCCGATCATTACCCGGCCTGGATCGAGAGCACGTTCCCCGGCCTGCTCGGCAACGTGGTCGCTGGGCGCGTCGCCAACCGGCTGGATCTGGGTGGCTGCAACTTCGTCGTCGACGCCGCGTGCGCGAGCTCGCTGTCGGCGTTGCAGAGCGCGTTGCACCGGCTGTATCTGCACGAGTCCGACCTGGTGTTGACCGGCGGTGTGGACGCGCTCAACGACGTGATGATGTACATGTGCTTCTCCAAGACGCCCGCGTTCTCCCAGTCGGGGGACTGCAGGCCGTTCTCGGACGCCGCGGACGGCACGATCATCGGCGAGGGTGTGGGCATGGTGGCCCTCAAGCGGCTCGCTGACGCCGAACGCGACGGCAACCAGATTCTCGCCGTGATCCGCGGGCTCGGTTCGTCGTCGGACGGACGCGCCTCGAGCGTGTACGCACCGCGCTCGGAAGGACAGGCGAAGGCGCTGCGCCGGGCATACGAGCATGCCGGCTACTCGCCGGACACCGTCGAACTCGTCGAGGCGCACGGCACCGCGACGAAGGCAGGTGACGTCGCCGAGTTCGCCGGTCTCAAGTCGGTGTTCACCGGGGAGTCGGCGCGGACCGCGCTGGGTTCGGTGAAGTCCCAGATCGGTCACACCAAGGCCGCTGCCGGCGCCGCCGGTCTGATCAAGGCCGTTCTCGCACTGCAGCATTCGACGCTTCCCGGCACGATCAAGGTGGATCGCCCGAACCCCGCGCTGGGGCTGGACGAGACCCCGTTCTACGTCAACGCGCAGACGCGACCGTGGGTCCGCACGGGGGAGCAGCCGCGGCGCGCCGCGGTCAGCTCGTTCGGGTTCGGCGGAAGCAACTTCCATGTCACGCTGGAGGAGTACCGCGGCGAGCACCGTGCCAAGCGGCTCCGGACGCTTCCGACCGAGCTGGTGGTGCTCAGCGCCGACAACGACGCAGACCTGCAGAAGCGGGCCGGCGACATCGTCGCCGCGGCGCGATCGGGGGAGTCGCTGGCCCGCATCGCCTTCGAGGCGGCCCAGGATTTCGACGCGTCCCGTCCCGCGCGCGCCGGACTCGTGGCGGCCGACACCGGGGCGCTGGAGACACTGGCGGAGAAGCTGCGCACGGCGCTGGCCGACGGTTCCGCCGCGACGCTGAAGGATCCGAACATCGCGGTGGGCTTCGGCTCCGCGCGCCCGGGAAAGACCGCATTCCTGTTCCCCGGTCAGGGCAGCCAGTACGTCGGAATGGGCGCGGACCTGGCCATGGAATTCCCCGACGCCATCTCCGTATGGGACGGCCTCGACGGTGATCTCGCGGATCTGCACCGGATCGTGTTCCCCGAGCCCGCCTTCGACACCGCGGCCGCGGACGCGCAGAAGACCGAACTCACCGCGATGCACAACGCCCAGCCGGCGATCGCGGCGGCCAGCCTTGCCCAGCTGGCCCTGCTCGATGTCCTCGGCGTCACCGCCGACGCAGCTGCCGGGCACAGCTTCGGTGAGGTCACCGCGCTTGCCGCGGCCGGCGTCATCCCGGTTGAGCGGCTGGTCGAGACCGCGCGTATGCGCGGTGTCCTGATGGCCGAGGCCGGCCAGGGCAAGGACGGCGCGATGCTGGCGATCGTCGCCGGCGCCGACGAGGTGAACGCGCTGCTGAAATCGCGTCCCGGATCGGTCGGCCCGCTGGTCATCGCCAACGACAACGCGCCGACGCAGGTCGTGGTGGCCGGGCACGCCGCCGACATCGAGTGGGCCGAGACCGCGGCGAAGGCCGCCGGTTACTCATCGCGGCGGCTTCCGGTCGCGTCGGCGTTCCACTCCGAGATCGTCGCGTCGAGTTCGGCACCGCTGGGCGAGTACCTCAACACGCTCAAGCTCGGCGACCCCGCGTTCCCGGTCTATGCGAACACGACCGCGCAACCGTACGGCCAGCAGGTGGCCAAGCAACTCGCCGACCAGGTCCGCCAGCCGGTGAAGTTCCGGGACATGATCGAGACGATGGCGCGCGACGGCGTCACGCGGTTCATCGAGGTCGGTCCCGGTCGCGTGCTGACCGGGCTTGTCGACCAGATCCTGGACACAACACCGCATCTCGCGGTCACTCTGGACGGCGCGAAGTCCGACGGCCTGCGTGGCTGGCACCGGGGCCTGGCGGCCCTGGCCGCCGACGGAGTGCAACTCGACCTCGTGTCGCTGTTCGACCACTTCGACGAGCCCGCCAAGCACGAGCCTGCGCCCAAGCACGCCGTCCTGGTCGGCGGAGCGAATCTCGGCAAGCCCTACCCGCCGGTGGACGGAGCGGTTCAGATCACCCCGAAGCGCACGCGTCCCAGCGTGACCAGTGCACCGTCCCAGTCCGACCCCGCTGGAGAAGGATCTCGAATGACCCCCGCAGTGCAGCGCATGGAAGCTCCTTCGGCGCACACCGTCGCCGCCGCGATGCCGGCCGCCCCGGCTCCGGCCGCGGTGACCCCGGCCCCAGCCGTGGCCGTGCACCAGACACTTGCTCCCGCACCGGAAGTGCATGTTCCCGCACCGAGCGTGTCCGCACCGCTGTCAACCGATGCCTGGAGCATCGTCGACCGGATCCAGAGGGAAACCGCCGAGCAGCACCAGCGCTACCTCGACGTGATGACCCAGAGCCATCAGGCGTTCCTGGACGTCGCCACCCAGATGATGTCCGGGATCGTCGGCGGGCCTGCCGCGGCTCCGCAGAACGGGTCGCGGGTTGCGCTCAAAGAGGTGGTGCCGGCACCTGCGCCGGCGCCGGTGACCAACGGTGTCGTTCCCGCCACCAACGGCGCTGCTCCGGTGGCCAACGGTGTCGTCCCGGCCACCAATGGTGTTGCGCCGGCCGGCAACGGCGCCGTGCCCGTGACCAACGGGGCGACCGCTCTTCTGACGCCCGAAGTCGCTGCGCCGGTGACGCCGGCACCCGCGCCGGTCATCCCCGCTGCGGCTGCTGCGCCGGTGGTGCCGACCGGTGATGTGGTGTTGGCGATCGTGTCGGAGAAGACGGGTTATCCGGCGGATATGTTGTCGCTGGAGATGGAGATGGAGGCCGAGCTCGGCATCGATTCCATCAAGCAGGTGGAGATTTTGGCTGCGTTGCAGGCGAAATATCCTGGTGCTCCGGATATTCCGGCGTCTGAGCTGGCGGGTCTGCGGACTCTTCAGGATGTCGTCGATACGGTGGCGGGTTTCGCCGGTAGTGCGCCGGCCGCTGCTGCTGTGCCGGTTGCGGTGGCTGCGCCGGCTGTGCCGACCGGTGATGTGGTGTTGGCGATCGTGTCGGAGAAGACGGGTTATCCGGCGGATATGTTGTCGCTGGAGATGGAGATGGAGGCCGAGCTCGGCATCGATTCCATCAAGCAGGTGGAGATTTTGGCTGCGTTGCAGGCGAAATATCCTGGTGCTCCGGATATTCCGGCGTCTGAGCTGGCGGGTCTGCGGACTCTTCAGGATGTCGTCGATACGGTGGCGGGTTTCGCCGGTAGTGCGCCGGCCGCTGCTGCTGTGCCGGTTGCGGTGGCTGCGCCGGCTGTGCCGACCGGTGATGTGGTGTTGGCGATCGTGTCGGAGAAGACGGGTTATCCGGCGGATATGTTGTCGCTGGAGATGGAGATGGAGGCCGAGCTCGGCATCGATTCCATCAAGCAGGTGGAGATTTTGGCTGCGTTGCAGGCGAAATATCCTGGTGCTCCTGATATTCCGGCTTCTGAGCTGGCGGGTCTGCGCACTCTTCAGGACGTCGTCGACACGGTGGCTGGTTTCGCCGGTAGTGCGCCGGCCGCTGTGGCTGCGCCGGTTGCGGTGGCTGCGCCGGTGGTGCCGACCGGTGATGTGGTGTTGGCGATCGTGTCGGAGAAGACGGGTTATCCGGCGGATATGTTGTCGCTGGAGATGGAGATGGAGGCCGAGCTCGGCATCGATTCCATCAAGCAGGTGGAGATTTTGGCTGCGTTGCAGGCGAAGTACCCTGGTGCTCCGGATATTCCGGCGTCTGAGCTGGCGGGTCTACGCACCCTCCAGGACGTCGTCGACACCGTCGGTGGCTTCGCCGGTGCAACCTCCGGCGAGACCACGTCGGCCGAACCGCACGGGCCGGCCGACGAGCCCGACACCGCCGGGGCGCCGTCGGGCGGTCTGTCGTGCACCGAAGCGCCCCTGCGGGAAGTGCCGCCCGGGGGTTTCGCGATGGCGGGTCTGCGTGACGGCGAGGTCTTCGTCACCCGCGAGGATCCGCAGTTCGCCGACGAACTCGAAAGCACGCTGGTCGAACACGGCATCAAGGCCAGGTCCGTCGACGAGGTTCCCGAGCAGGCGAGCGCGGTGATCAGCCTTGCCGCACTGGGCTCGGCGCCCACACCGCAGGACTGTGTCGACATGCATGTACGTGCGTTCCACGCCGCGCGCAGCGTCGCGCGCAGCGACGCGGAATCTCGCCTGTTCGTCACCGTGCAGTCGACCGGCGGCACGTTCGCCGGATCATCCACGCCGACCGGTGTGGCGAGCCTGGTGAAAACCGCCGCGTGGGAGTGGCCGAACGCGTCGGTGCGTGCCATCGACATCGAGGCACTCGACGCGCGGCGACTGGTCGCTGAGCTGCTCGAAGGCGGCAGCGGTATCGAGGTCGCGTTGCGGGCGGACGGCTCCCGTCTGGTCGCCGTCGACGATGTCGCGTCGTCGGTCGGCTCCGGAGAGACGATCGAGGTGCCCGAGGGCGGTGTCGTGCTGGTGACCGGCGGTGCCCGGGGCGTGACGGCCTCGTCCGCGCTGGCGCTGGCCAAGCAACACGGGCTGAGGCTGGCTCTTCTCGGTCGCACCCCGTTGCGGGAAGCCGCCGCCGACGAGCCGACCGGGACCACCGCCACCGAGATCGCCACCGCGCTCGCGGCGGCGGCGCGTGCGCGCGGCGAGCAATTGAGCCTGCCGCAGGCGCGCGCCCAGGCCGAGGCGCTGCTGGCAGAGCGGGAGGTTCGCCAGACGCTCACCACGGCGGAGCGGCAGGGCACCCCGGCGCGCTACTTCTCGGCCAGCATCACCGATCGGGCCGCGCTCGACGGTGTACTCGACGAGGTGCGCAGGAACCTGGGTCCGATCGTCGGAGTGGTGCACGGCGCCGGCGTACTGGCCGACAAACGCATCGAAGACCTCGACGACGAAGGTTTCGTCAAGGTGTTCAGCACGAAGCTGATCGGTGCCGAGGCTCTCCTGGACGCCACCGAATCCGATGATCTGCGGTTCATCTCACTGTTCTCGTCCATTGCGGCGCGGGCGGGAAACCCCGGTCAGGCGGCATACGCGGCGGCCAACGCGGCGCTCGAGTCCATCGCCGCCCGCGAGTCCGCGCGCCGCGGCGACGCATGTGTGGTGCGTGCATTTGGGTGGGGCCCGTGGGACGGCGGCATGGTCGACGAGACCCTGAAGAGCCGTTTCCTCGACTCCGGAGTGAACGTCATCCCGATCGACGAGGGGGCACGGTTCTTCGCCGACACCGCGCTGCGGCGGGCTCCGGCCACCGCGGTCGTGGTCGCCGCCCCGGCGCAGCCCCGGCTGCGTCCCGCCCACCTGGAGTGGGATGTGTCGACCGCGACCCTGCCGATGCTGGAGGACCACCAGGTCCGGGGACAGATCGTGGTGCCCGTGGTGATCGTGCTCGATGCGATGCTGCGCGCGGCGCGAGGACTGGTCGCCGACACCGGGCTGGTCGTCCGCGACTTCCAGGTGCTGTCCGGTGTGACGTTCGCAGCCGCCGAACACCAGGATCTGGCCATCGACTTCGAACCGTCCGGGGCCAGCTACACCGTTACGGTGCACGACTGTGAGGGCAGGGCCCGCTATCGTGCCGTGCTCGAGCCGGACACCGGTGCGCCAGCTCTGTCCGTACCTCGGATCGACGGCGGCAGTTGGCCGTTCGGCGTCGCCGACGCGTACGGCGGCCCGCTGTTCCACGGTCCCCGGTTCGGGGTCATCGAATCCCTCGACGGGTTCGGTGAGGCGGGCGGAGCCGCCCGCCTCAAGAGTCGCGCGGATCTGGGGTGGCCTCAGGACAACTGGGCCATCGACGCGGCCGCCGTCGACGGAGGGCTGCAACTCGGGATCCTGTGGGCCAACGCCCACGGCCGCCCGCTCGTGCTGCCCGTCCGCATCGCGCGGGTCGTGCTGCACCAGTCATTCGCCGACGCCGGGAACCTGCGGTGCAGGCTGGCGGCCCACCCGGTCAACGACAAGCGCGTCGACTTCGACATCACGCTCGAAACCGCGGACGGCGCACCGGTTGCGACGCTCGAGGGTGTGGAGTTTTATGTCGCAGGCACCGGGTCGTGA